A stretch of DNA from Gemmatimonadota bacterium:
CGGGTGATCGAGCAGCCGGAAGTCGGGGTGGAAGGCCGTGAAGTGCAGCGGCACGTCTGGCCCCAGCTCGGAGACCACCCAGCCGGCCAGCTCGTCCAGCTCGGCATCCGAGTCGTTCTCGCCGGGGATTAGCAGGGTGGTGATCTCGAACCACACGCTCGTCTCGTGGCGGAGGTAGCGCAGCGTGTCCAGCACCACCTCGAGTTGCGCGGTGCTCATCTCGCGGTAGAACCGCTCCGTGAACGCCTTGAGGTCCACATTGGCCGCGTCCATATGCCGGTAGAACTCGGCCCGCGGCTCGGGCGAGACGTAGCCCGCCGTGACCGCCACCGCCCTGATCCCGCGCTCGCGGCAGGCGTCCGCCACATCGATGGCATACTCGTGGAAGATGACCGGATCATTGTAGGTGAAGGCCACGCTCCGGCAGCCGAGCCGCTCCGCGGCCGCCGCGATCGCCTGAGGCGTGGCCCGGTCCGTCAGCCGGTCCACCTCCCGCGACTTCGAGATGTCCCAGTTCTGGCAGAACCGGCAGGTCAGGTTGCACCCCGCCGTCCCGAAGGAGAGGACCGGCGTGCCCGGAAGGAAGTGGTTGAGCGGCTTCTTCTCGATGGGATCGATGCAGAACCCGCTCGAGCGGCCCCAGCTCGTGAGCACGACCCGGCCGCCCACGTTCGCGCGCACAAAGCACATCCCACGCTGCCCCTCGCGCAGCCGGCAGTGGCGCGGACAGAGGTCGCACTGCACGCGGCCGTCGTCCAGCGCGTGCCAGTAGCGGGTGGCGACGACGTGGGGATCCCGGGGATGGATCGGCTTGTCCAAGATTG
This window harbors:
- the amrS gene encoding AmmeMemoRadiSam system radical SAM enzyme, yielding MLDKPIHPRDPHVVATRYWHALDDGRVQCDLCPRHCRLREGQRGMCFVRANVGGRVVLTSWGRSSGFCIDPIEKKPLNHFLPGTPVLSFGTAGCNLTCRFCQNWDISKSREVDRLTDRATPQAIAAAAERLGCRSVAFTYNDPVIFHEYAIDVADACRERGIRAVAVTAGYVSPEPRAEFYRHMDAANVDLKAFTERFYREMSTAQLEVVLDTLRYLRHETSVWFEITTLLIPGENDSDAELDELAGWVVSELGPDVPLHFTAFHPDFRLLDHPPTPPSTLTRAREIAIRNGVRYAYTGNVHDQAGGSTYCHGCGQLLIGRDWYVLSDWNLRGGSCGACGTPVAGVFEQRPGQWGARRLPVHFAAAG